The Papaver somniferum cultivar HN1 chromosome 3, ASM357369v1, whole genome shotgun sequence genome includes a region encoding these proteins:
- the LOC113357662 gene encoding NAC domain-containing protein 105-like, producing the protein MESLVPPGFRFHPTDEELVGYYLKKKVASQKIDLDVIRDIDLYRIEPWDLQERCRIGYEEQKEWYFFSHKDKKYPTGTRTNRATMAGFWKATGRDKAVYDKIKLIGMRKTLVFYKGRAPNGQKSDWIIHEYRLESDENGAPQEEGWVVCRAFKKRTTTNCQTRNHTDRRWESSSRPYDHESSGFSSILDSVGCITKQQNFICKQEIHEVVNLNLDSNFLELIPQLESPSMPLVKKHPLTSLLSSRCPTEPVAIIVIDEDHEEDTTRIRGYTSDDKNNNKMKHGSTEQKVTDWRALDKFVASQLSHGDNKNRSHDSETRPNLGVALGDDQYNSDIALLLSREENNEINKLKEFLLSSSASASGDDCDNRIGICI; encoded by the exons ATGGAGTCCTTAGTACCGCCGGGTTTTAGATTTCATCCAACGGACGAAGAGCTAGTAGGTTACTATCTGAAAAAGAAGGTAGCATCACAGAAGATCGATCTTGATGTTATTCGTGATATTGATCTTTATCGTATCGAACCATGGGATCTTCAAG AACGATGCCGGATCGGGTACGAAGAACAAAAGGAGTGGTATTTTTTCAGTCACAAAGATAAGAAGTATCCAACGGGAACAAGAACGAATAGAGCAACAATGGCCGGGTTTTGGAAGGCAACTGGTCGAGACAAAGCAGTGTATGATAAGATCAAGCTAATTGGTATGAGGAAGACCCTCGTCTTCTATAAAGGAAGGGCACCTAATGGACAGAAGAGTGACTGGATCATACATGAATACCGTCTAGAATCCGATGAGAATGGAGCACCACAG GAAGAAGGATGGGTCGTTTGTCGAGCATTCAAGAAAAGAACAACAACCAACTGCCAAACTAGAAACCATACGGATCGACGTTGGGAGTCATCCAGTCGCCCCTATGATCATGAGTCAAGTGGATTCAGCTCTATCCTTGATTCGGTTGGTTGTATCACGAAGCAACAGAATTTTATTTGCAAGCAAGAGATTCATGAAGTTGTTAATTTGAATTTAGATAGTAATTTTCTGGAGCTAATTCCCCAACTAGAGAGTCCTTCTATGCCACTCGTAAAGAAGCATCCTTTAACAAGCTTACTGTCATCACGATGCCCTACAGAGCCGGTAGCTATTATTGTTATCGATGAAGATCATGAAGAGGATACAACAAGGATAAGAGGGTACACCAGCGAcgacaagaacaacaacaagatgaAGCATGGCAGTACTGAGCAGAAAGTGACAGATTGGAGAGCCCTTGATAAGTTTGTTGCTTCTCAATTGAGTCATGGAGACAACAAAAACAGATCACATGATAGCGAAACACGCCCTAATCTTGGTGTTGCTCTGGGAGATGATCAATATAACTCGGATATAGCATTGCTTTTATCGCGGGAAGAAAATAATGAAATTAACAAGTTGAAGGAGTTCTTATTGAGTTCATCAGCATCAGCTTCTGGAGACGACTGTGACAATAGAATCGGAATTTGCATTTGA